In Zea mays cultivar B73 chromosome 7, Zm-B73-REFERENCE-NAM-5.0, whole genome shotgun sequence, the following proteins share a genomic window:
- the LOC100272529 gene encoding uncharacterized protein LOC100272529 encodes MVNSFTYVAWVGNDGVGRVKTYWIDGKSATGIHPTSENITFVRCKSENGIITFEFTRPLNPSCTGKVECKNIIDPTTPLKVVWAMGASWSGDDLTDSNMHSVTSSRPIRVLLLRGSAEAEQDLRPVLAVHGFMMFVAWGILLPGGIMAARYLKSLKGDGWFQIHVYLQYSGIAIMFLGVLFAAAELRGFFVSSVHVKFGVLALLLAVLQPLNAKFRPSKPANGEVPSHNRIMWEYLHVITGRSAVIVGIVALFTGMKHLGHRYDSENVEELTWALMLWVLSVIVVVLCLEYKEVKRRIGDRSARGHWVLGNTEEEDSVDLLHPDGAARNSESSATGVMEVQLEPLTR; translated from the coding sequence ATGGTGAATAGCTTCACCTATGTTGCTTGGGTGGGCAATGATGGGGTTGGGCGAGTAAAAACTTATTGGATTGATGGAAAGAGTGCAACAGGCATTCACCCAACATCTGAGAACATCACTTTTGTTCGGTGTAAGTCAGAAAATGGCATTATTACATTTGAATTTACTCGCCCTCTTAACCCTTCTTGTACCGGAAAAGTAGAATGCAAGAACATCATCGATCCAACTACACCACTTAAGGTTGTCTGGGCCATGGGTGCAAGCTGGTCGGGAGATGATCTGACAGACAGTAACATGCATTCAGTCACAAGCAGTCGGCCTATACGTGTTTTGTTGTTGAGAGGTTCAGCTGAGGCAGAACAGGATTTGCGTCCTGTCCTGGCTGTTCATGGGTTTATGATGTTTGTTGCCTGGGGAATCTTGCTTCCTGGTGGAATAATGGCTGCCCGGTATTTGAAGAGCTTAAAAGGAGATGGGTGGTTCCAAATACATGTCTATCTGCAGTATTCAGGAATTGCTATAATGTTTCTTGGCGTCCTTTTCGCTGCGGCTGAGCTCCGTGGCTTCTTTGTCAGCTCAGTGCATGTTAAGTTTGGTGTGCTGGCCCTGTTATTGGCAGTTCTGCAGCCACTAAATGCCAAATTTCGTCCCAGTAAGCCAGCTAATGGTGAGGTTCCATCTCACAATCGAATCATGTGGGAGTACCTGCATGTTATCACAGGGAGGTCGGCAGTTATTGTAGGAATCGTGGCGCTTTTCACAGGAATGAAGCATTTAGGCCATAGGTATGACAGTGAGAATGTAGAGGAGCTCACTTGGGCCTTAATGCTGTGGGTGCTTTCAGTTATCGTTGTTGTGCTGTGCTTGGAATATAAGGAAGTCAAAAGAAGGATCGGTGACAGAAGTGCCAGAGGGCACTGGGTATTAGGCAACACCGAGGAGGAGGATTCAGTTGATCTTTTGCATCCTGATGGTGCAGCCAGGAATTCAGAATCTAGCGCTACTGGTGTAATGGAGGTGCAGCTTGAACCTCTCACTAGATGA